A single window of Streptomyces aquilus DNA harbors:
- a CDS encoding ornithine cyclodeaminase family protein, which produces MTDNDLPESEMDDRTLRVLSTSDVAGIDISLPDVVAVVEQAYRTLADGQSDNPRKLTVKPEDGHSVAYAMLGRDGVRGVVAVKTSYKYGLHEDRDKQHYYTTLTLYDDATGLPVAMLDCGRVGALRTPAVSALLARELAAPDSRSALVVGTGTQGRLALPFLLTTRPDLERLMLFGTHPDGIRAVREQLHAHFPERELEIVTDLRVAARDADIVLATAGPNTPASVEADWLGPAALCVLVGYGIAPSTLHQADRVIATSAAQMRVTGTDMADADGELPEVDAEFPEVLAGRTDGRTDARQRIFAYNSGLVVTDIALGHRFAQLALAQGLGTAVPLWK; this is translated from the coding sequence ATGACCGACAACGATCTCCCGGAGAGCGAGATGGACGACCGGACCCTGCGCGTGCTCAGCACCAGCGATGTCGCCGGCATCGACATCTCGCTGCCCGACGTCGTCGCCGTGGTGGAGCAGGCGTACCGCACCTTGGCCGACGGTCAGTCGGACAATCCGCGCAAGCTCACCGTCAAGCCAGAGGACGGCCACTCCGTCGCCTACGCGATGCTGGGCCGCGACGGCGTGCGCGGCGTGGTCGCGGTCAAGACGTCGTACAAGTACGGCCTGCACGAGGACCGCGACAAGCAGCACTACTACACGACGTTGACGCTCTACGACGACGCCACCGGACTTCCGGTGGCGATGCTGGACTGCGGCCGGGTCGGCGCGCTGCGCACCCCGGCGGTCTCCGCGCTGCTGGCCCGCGAACTCGCCGCGCCGGACAGCCGCAGCGCCCTCGTCGTCGGCACCGGCACCCAAGGCCGGCTCGCTCTGCCGTTCCTGCTTACCACTCGCCCGGACCTGGAGCGGCTGATGCTGTTCGGGACACACCCGGACGGCATCCGGGCGGTGCGCGAGCAGTTGCACGCGCACTTCCCCGAGCGGGAGCTGGAGATCGTCACCGACCTGCGGGTGGCGGCGCGGGACGCGGACATCGTGCTGGCCACGGCCGGCCCCAACACCCCCGCCTCCGTCGAGGCGGACTGGCTCGGGCCCGCCGCGCTCTGCGTCCTCGTCGGCTACGGCATCGCCCCCTCGACCCTGCACCAGGCGGACCGCGTCATCGCCACCAGCGCCGCCCAGATGCGCGTCACCGGCACCGACATGGCCGACGCGGACGGCGAACTGCCGGAGGTGGACGCCGAGTTCCCGGAGGTACTGGCCGGACGTACCGACGGGCGCACCGACGCCAGGCAGCGGATCTTCGCCTACAACAGCGGCCTCGTCGTCACCGACATCGCCCTGGGCCACCGTTTCGCCCAACTCGCGCTCGCCCAGGGACTGGGTACGGCGGTGCCCCTGTGGAAGTGA
- a CDS encoding alanine racemase, with amino-acid sequence MTTALPSHTTPEVRALLDDGRLLHELAHGLGGPFHALFPEQFDANAAAFRQAFTEAGVDGRVYYAKKANKAAVFVERAAVAGLGVDVASHGELREAMATGVQGADLVVTGPAKSDELLRVAALQGALVAVDALDELDRLQQVARGLGRTARALLRALPPGQPHSRFGLDCGEMAAALDRCVGDAVELEGFSFHLSGYDIQQRADLAAELVRLCRRARALGLRADRISVGGGFAVNYVDGEDWRRFEESRRPEHFHAAKTFGGFYPYHSPVAGADALRALLSTTPAGEDADLAALVRGAGVTLLVEPGRALLDQAGFTVFRVQGVKERDGYAILTVDGSSLSLSEQWFDSEFLPDPVLVPDERADIADAGPYPACVGAATCLESDMPTWRKIPFPLRPATGDLLVYLNTAGYQMDSNESPFHDLPLPPKVVVEPIADRFRWRLDRRHR; translated from the coding sequence GTGACCACGGCGCTCCCCTCCCACACCACACCCGAGGTACGCGCTCTCCTGGACGACGGACGGCTGCTGCACGAGCTGGCCCACGGCCTCGGCGGCCCCTTCCACGCGCTGTTCCCCGAGCAGTTCGACGCCAACGCGGCAGCCTTCAGACAGGCGTTCACGGAGGCCGGGGTCGACGGCCGGGTCTACTACGCCAAGAAGGCTAACAAGGCCGCCGTCTTCGTCGAACGAGCGGCCGTGGCGGGGCTGGGCGTGGACGTGGCGAGCCACGGGGAGCTGCGCGAGGCGATGGCCACCGGAGTGCAGGGAGCGGACCTGGTGGTGACCGGTCCCGCCAAGTCCGACGAGCTCCTGCGGGTGGCCGCGCTGCAGGGCGCGCTGGTCGCCGTGGACGCGTTGGACGAGCTCGACCGGCTGCAGCAGGTGGCACGCGGACTCGGCCGTACGGCCAGGGCCCTGCTGCGCGCGCTGCCGCCCGGCCAACCGCACAGTCGCTTCGGCCTGGACTGCGGCGAGATGGCGGCGGCGCTGGACCGGTGCGTGGGCGATGCGGTGGAGCTGGAGGGCTTCAGCTTCCACCTGTCTGGATACGACATCCAACAACGGGCCGATCTAGCCGCAGAGTTGGTACGGCTGTGCCGCCGCGCCCGTGCGCTGGGCCTGCGCGCCGACCGGATCAGCGTCGGCGGCGGCTTCGCGGTGAACTACGTGGACGGCGAGGACTGGCGGCGCTTCGAGGAGAGCCGTAGGCCCGAGCACTTCCACGCCGCGAAGACCTTCGGCGGCTTCTACCCGTACCACTCACCCGTCGCCGGAGCCGACGCGCTGCGTGCGCTGCTGTCGACCACCCCGGCCGGCGAGGACGCCGACCTGGCCGCGCTGGTGCGCGGCGCCGGTGTCACGCTGCTCGTCGAGCCGGGCAGGGCACTGCTGGACCAGGCCGGGTTCACGGTGTTCCGGGTGCAGGGCGTCAAGGAGCGCGACGGGTACGCCATCCTCACCGTGGACGGCAGTAGCCTGAGCCTGTCCGAGCAGTGGTTCGACAGCGAGTTCCTTCCCGACCCGGTGCTGGTGCCGGATGAGCGAGCGGACATCGCCGACGCGGGGCCGTATCCGGCCTGCGTGGGGGCGGCCACTTGCCTGGAGTCGGACATGCCGACCTGGCGCAAGATCCCCTTCCCCCTGCGCCCGGCCACAGGTGACCTGCTGGTCTACCTCAACACGGCGGGCTACCAGATGGACTCCAACGAGTCGCCCTTCCACGACTTGCCGCTACCGCCCAAGGTCGTCGTCGAACCCATCGCCGACCGATTCCGATGGCGCCTGGACCGCCGTCACCGCTAG
- a CDS encoding ABC transporter substrate-binding protein has product MDLTRRQLLWAGGAIGATALLAACGNGDDEPAASATGGSAKPRKGGTLRVGALGRTGAVTRDPHGTQANESDYLILSLVYDTLTVPGAKPNTEPRLAASWTPSVDLKTWKFKLAEGAKFHDGKPVTAQDVVFSLKRLRATPSGASRLPGIQAKNITAEGTDTVVLVSDYANAELPLLTRLTTFVVPDGTTDKDIANAPGTGPFKLDWFRSGNARLVRNDAWYAGDVYLDAIEVKIFESPQAMTNALLAGQIDLASNAGAVAARTAASRKDIQTVRRPNDMAMPIVMRTADGPFADPKVREALRLAVDRKAMVEQVLSGYGSVANDILGTGDPAYDKSIPQRTRDLVKAKALLKDAGFDTSKTYELLTTEDISGLAESATLFATQVREAGVKVKVVKQDSAVFWDKTWLKGDLYTTYWGTNDSVVFFASKTMVSDSGQNEAGWEDTAFDAAYQKATGTADDARRTQLLKQLQQIEYDSSGYLLWGMADGIDLAGATVRGLPTLPGYGRVQLQTAWLAR; this is encoded by the coding sequence GTGGACCTGACGAGACGTCAACTGCTGTGGGCGGGTGGCGCCATCGGCGCGACCGCACTGCTGGCCGCCTGCGGAAACGGAGACGACGAGCCCGCCGCGTCCGCCACCGGCGGCTCCGCCAAACCCCGCAAGGGGGGCACTCTGCGTGTCGGCGCCCTCGGCCGGACCGGGGCCGTCACCCGCGACCCGCACGGGACCCAGGCCAACGAGAGCGACTACCTCATCCTCAGCCTCGTATACGACACCCTGACCGTGCCCGGAGCCAAGCCGAACACCGAGCCGCGGCTGGCCGCGAGCTGGACGCCGTCAGTCGACCTCAAGACGTGGAAGTTCAAGCTGGCCGAGGGGGCGAAGTTCCACGACGGCAAGCCGGTGACCGCCCAGGACGTCGTCTTCTCCCTCAAGCGGCTGCGCGCGACGCCGTCCGGCGCCTCCCGGCTGCCCGGCATCCAGGCGAAGAACATCACCGCGGAGGGCACCGACACCGTCGTGCTCGTCTCCGACTACGCCAACGCCGAACTCCCCCTGCTCACCCGCCTGACCACCTTCGTCGTCCCCGACGGCACCACCGACAAGGACATCGCCAACGCGCCCGGCACCGGCCCGTTCAAGCTCGACTGGTTCCGCTCCGGCAACGCCCGCCTGGTCCGCAACGACGCCTGGTATGCCGGGGACGTGTACCTCGACGCCATCGAGGTGAAGATCTTCGAGAGCCCCCAGGCGATGACCAACGCGCTGCTGGCCGGCCAGATCGACCTCGCCTCCAACGCCGGTGCCGTGGCGGCCCGCACCGCCGCCTCCCGCAAGGACATCCAGACGGTCCGCCGGCCCAACGACATGGCGATGCCCATCGTCATGCGCACCGCCGACGGTCCGTTCGCCGATCCCAAGGTGCGCGAGGCGCTGCGCCTCGCGGTCGACCGCAAGGCCATGGTCGAACAGGTACTGTCCGGCTACGGCAGCGTCGCCAACGACATCCTGGGCACCGGCGACCCGGCCTACGACAAGAGCATCCCGCAGCGCACCCGCGACCTGGTCAAGGCCAAGGCGCTGCTGAAGGACGCGGGGTTCGACACCTCCAAGACCTACGAACTCCTCACCACCGAGGACATATCCGGGCTCGCCGAGTCCGCCACCCTGTTCGCCACCCAGGTCCGCGAGGCCGGTGTCAAGGTGAAGGTCGTCAAGCAGGATTCGGCGGTCTTCTGGGACAAGACCTGGCTCAAGGGCGACCTGTACACGACCTACTGGGGCACCAACGACTCGGTGGTCTTCTTCGCCAGCAAGACGATGGTCTCCGACAGCGGCCAGAACGAGGCGGGCTGGGAGGACACCGCGTTTGACGCCGCCTACCAGAAGGCCACCGGCACAGCCGACGACGCCCGGCGCACGCAGCTGCTCAAGCAGTTGCAGCAGATCGAGTACGACAGCTCCGGCTATCTGCTGTGGGGCATGGCGGACGGCATCGACCTCGCTGGGGCCACCGTCCGCGGGCTGCCGACGCTGCCCGGCTACGGCCGGGTCCAGCTCCAAACGGCATGGCTGGCCCGTTGA
- a CDS encoding glycosyltransferase, which produces MPHRVSTAPRHTLTGAPPPQSAATPGAGRFAIVSASVGAGHDGAAAELARRLAAQGYTVDRLDLLDLLPAHLGRAVQEGYHRMLVRAPWAYQRIYSSTERTGGGGPVARALLRTAQDRVLRALPPGTDAVVSTYPGASRVLGNLRLDGRLTVPVLTYLTDFSVHPLWVAPGVDVHLAAHAVPAAQARTAGARDVRVRGPVTDPRFRPCDVRGRGRARERFGLPSHTPLALLVAGSWGVGPVRTVARELRDSGAAVPVVVCGRNEALAEQLRADGIDHAFGWVDDMPSLMHAADVLVQNAGGLTSLEAFACGLPVASYRCIPGHGLTNAAALDEAGAAVWIRDPADLKAVLCELIDGPLGRRQRATGFALFAQSPDGCPTAEIARVHRSGLPDRVSGPVAHRHRTTRRLAATAVLASVVCAGAVATGVATTDGPDIIHAISHRLDPDGLPPAHTSPSQDDHS; this is translated from the coding sequence ATGCCCCACCGCGTGAGCACGGCGCCCAGACACACACTCACGGGCGCCCCTCCTCCGCAGTCCGCCGCGACGCCCGGCGCGGGACGGTTCGCGATCGTCTCCGCGAGCGTGGGAGCCGGTCACGACGGTGCCGCCGCCGAGCTCGCCCGCCGTCTCGCCGCGCAGGGCTACACCGTGGACCGCCTCGACCTGCTAGACCTGCTCCCCGCCCACCTGGGCCGCGCCGTCCAGGAGGGCTATCACCGGATGCTGGTGCGAGCCCCCTGGGCCTACCAGCGGATCTACTCCAGCACCGAGCGCACTGGGGGCGGCGGGCCGGTTGCGCGGGCGCTGCTGCGCACGGCACAGGACCGGGTACTGCGCGCCCTCCCGCCGGGCACCGACGCCGTCGTCTCCACCTACCCCGGGGCCAGCCGAGTCCTGGGCAACCTGCGCCTGGACGGTCGACTGACCGTGCCGGTCCTCACCTATCTGACCGACTTCTCGGTGCATCCGCTGTGGGTCGCGCCGGGTGTGGACGTCCACCTCGCCGCTCACGCCGTGCCCGCCGCCCAGGCGCGCACGGCCGGGGCCCGGGACGTGCGCGTGCGCGGGCCGGTCACGGACCCCCGTTTCCGGCCCTGCGACGTACGGGGGCGTGGCCGCGCCCGGGAGAGGTTCGGGCTGCCGTCCCACACCCCGCTGGCTCTGCTGGTCGCCGGGTCCTGGGGGGTGGGCCCGGTCCGTACGGTGGCCCGGGAGCTGCGTGACTCCGGCGCCGCCGTCCCGGTCGTCGTCTGCGGCCGCAACGAGGCCCTGGCCGAGCAGCTGCGCGCCGACGGCATCGACCATGCCTTCGGCTGGGTCGACGACATGCCCTCTCTGATGCACGCCGCCGACGTCCTCGTCCAGAACGCCGGCGGGCTCACCTCGCTGGAGGCATTCGCCTGCGGCCTGCCCGTGGCCAGTTACCGCTGCATACCCGGGCACGGGCTGACCAACGCCGCCGCCCTGGACGAAGCCGGCGCAGCCGTCTGGATACGCGACCCGGCCGACCTCAAGGCAGTGCTGTGCGAGCTGATCGACGGCCCGCTCGGACGTCGGCAAAGGGCAACCGGATTCGCCCTGTTCGCTCAGTCCCCCGACGGCTGCCCGACGGCCGAGATCGCGCGCGTGCACCGGTCCGGACTCCCCGACCGGGTTTCTGGTCCGGTAGCACACCGGCACCGTACGACGCGGCGGCTCGCCGCCACGGCCGTCCTCGCGTCCGTCGTGTGCGCCGGCGCCGTCGCCACCGGGGTGGCGACGACCGACGGTCCCGACATCATCCACGCCATCAGCCACCGCCTCGACCCGGACGGCCTCCCACCAGCGCACACCTCCCCGTCGCAGGACGACCACTCGTGA
- a CDS encoding polysaccharide deacetylase family protein gives MNIAPTLRTAALAAVPVLAAAHAAPVVSTFGPLRNRLMPRLSGRGRMNHIALTFDDGPDPRSTPHFLRLLAGRGVHATFFLLGGEAHRSPGLVREIAAAGHEIAVHGWLHRPLLLRGPRATYDDFRRARDTVAAITGRQPTLFRPPYGVMSTAAHLAARRLDLTPVLWTCWGEDWTARATPNSVHRTVTADLDGGGTILLHDSDCTSAPGAWRSALGALPRILDTCQARGYDVGPLRDHGWTA, from the coding sequence GTGAACATCGCCCCGACACTGCGCACGGCCGCCCTCGCCGCCGTACCCGTCCTCGCCGCCGCCCACGCCGCACCCGTCGTCTCCACCTTCGGACCGCTGCGCAACCGCCTCATGCCCCGCCTCTCGGGCCGCGGCCGCATGAACCACATCGCCCTGACCTTCGACGACGGCCCCGACCCCCGCTCCACTCCGCACTTTCTACGGCTGCTCGCCGGGCGCGGAGTGCACGCCACGTTCTTCCTGCTCGGCGGCGAGGCACACCGCTCCCCCGGCCTGGTCCGCGAGATCGCGGCGGCCGGACACGAGATCGCCGTCCACGGCTGGCTGCACCGCCCCCTGCTGCTGCGCGGCCCGCGCGCCACCTATGACGACTTCCGCCGGGCCCGCGACACCGTCGCCGCGATCACCGGACGGCAGCCCACGCTCTTCCGGCCCCCGTACGGCGTCATGTCCACCGCGGCCCACCTCGCGGCCCGCCGCCTCGACCTGACACCGGTGCTGTGGACCTGTTGGGGAGAGGACTGGACGGCACGCGCCACCCCGAACTCCGTCCACCGCACCGTCACCGCCGACCTGGACGGCGGCGGCACGATCCTGCTCCACGACTCCGACTGCACCTCCGCCCCCGGCGCCTGGCGCTCGGCGCTGGGGGCGCTCCCCCGGATTCTGGACACCTGTCAGGCGCGGGGTTACGACGTCGGCCCTCTGCGTGACCACGGCTGGACCGCATGA
- a CDS encoding ABC transporter ATP-binding protein, with amino-acid sequence MSHARQQYVQPAAAPDEAPAVRITGLAVAAPDGHLLVNDASLTLRPGRLTALTGPSGSGKTTLLRAVTGLLPPGTTRSAGQVEVLGQDVFTLSERELRALRATRLAYVGQDPGSALNPRMRVRSLIRELAADRGPDAVAALLNEVRLPDPGVLAARRPGALSGGQQRRVALARALARHPRILLLDEPTAGLDPALRDEIAELLRHLARDHRLAIAFACHDPDVVERFADETVDLGTSPLRPPTPSLAQTVARPGTEARKAVTARPDTPGGADDTPVLEAHGLHVSFRGTPALTGVEFTLLPGGSAGVVGVSGSGKTTLVRTVAGLQRPDSGTIHLTGTTLSTGLRGRNREQRRALQLITQNPLGALNPSRTVGATIGRPLRLHRRCTAAEVPERVAGLLEQVGLPTAFATRYPHELSGGQRQRVAIARAVAADPHVLICDEITSALDADTGRAIMDLLIGLRVEHGMALVVISHDLSIIAGYTETVTVLEAGRVVESGRTAEVFAAPAHEATRALLGASAMVG; translated from the coding sequence GTGAGCCACGCCCGCCAGCAGTACGTCCAGCCAGCGGCGGCGCCCGACGAGGCCCCCGCGGTCCGGATCACCGGCCTCGCCGTTGCCGCGCCTGACGGGCACCTGCTCGTGAACGACGCCTCGCTGACCCTCCGTCCGGGCCGCCTCACTGCCCTCACCGGCCCCTCGGGCTCCGGCAAGACCACCCTGCTGCGGGCCGTCACCGGCCTGCTCCCGCCCGGCACCACCCGCAGCGCCGGTCAGGTCGAGGTACTGGGCCAGGACGTCTTCACCCTTTCCGAACGGGAGCTCCGGGCCCTTCGCGCCACCCGCCTCGCCTACGTCGGCCAGGACCCCGGCTCCGCCCTCAACCCGCGGATGCGCGTGCGGTCCCTCATCCGCGAACTCGCAGCCGACCGCGGGCCGGACGCGGTTGCCGCGCTCCTCAACGAGGTACGCCTTCCCGACCCGGGCGTCCTCGCCGCCCGTCGGCCCGGCGCGCTCTCCGGCGGCCAGCAGCGCCGCGTCGCCCTCGCCCGAGCCCTGGCCCGACACCCGCGGATCCTCCTGCTGGACGAGCCCACGGCCGGCCTGGATCCAGCACTCCGTGACGAGATAGCCGAGCTGCTGCGCCACCTGGCCCGCGACCACCGGCTGGCCATCGCCTTCGCTTGCCACGACCCGGACGTCGTCGAGCGGTTCGCCGACGAGACGGTCGACCTGGGCACGTCCCCGCTCCGGCCGCCCACACCTTCCCTCGCGCAGACAGTGGCGCGACCGGGCACAGAGGCGCGGAAGGCAGTCACAGCACGGCCGGACACACCGGGCGGCGCCGACGACACCCCCGTACTCGAGGCACACGGCCTCCACGTCTCCTTCCGGGGCACACCGGCACTCACCGGGGTCGAATTCACACTCCTGCCAGGTGGGTCTGCCGGTGTCGTCGGTGTCTCTGGCTCCGGCAAAACCACCCTGGTACGCACCGTGGCAGGACTTCAGCGCCCGGATTCCGGCACCATCCACCTGACCGGAACGACCCTGAGCACCGGACTACGCGGCCGTAACCGCGAGCAGCGACGCGCACTCCAGCTCATCACCCAGAACCCGCTCGGCGCCCTGAACCCGAGCCGCACCGTCGGCGCCACGATCGGCCGGCCCCTGCGCCTGCACCGACGCTGCACCGCCGCAGAAGTACCCGAAAGGGTGGCGGGCCTGCTCGAACAGGTGGGTCTGCCGACCGCGTTCGCTACGCGCTACCCGCACGAGCTGTCCGGCGGACAGCGCCAGCGGGTCGCCATCGCGCGAGCCGTCGCCGCCGATCCGCACGTCCTGATCTGCGACGAGATCACCTCCGCGCTCGACGCGGACACCGGCCGGGCCATCATGGACCTGTTGATCGGGCTGCGCGTGGAGCACGGCATGGCCCTCGTCGTCATCAGCCACGATCTGTCCATCATCGCCGGCTACACAGAGACCGTCACCGTGCTGGAAGCCGGCCGCGTCGTGGAGTCGGGGCGGACGGCCGAGGTGTTCGCCGCCCCCGCACATGAGGCGACCAGGGCACTGCTTGGCGCCTCCGCCATGGTCGGCTGA
- a CDS encoding ABC transporter permease: protein MTIVSAMKAARSPRIKSSPLLRVLPALLLVALALIGPWIAPHAVDEPVAVPFAGPGGEARLGGDQLGRDVLSRLLAGGRELVLSALLIAVVVTALAAVLGVIGALRPLVGRIVERVADVLILLPAVLGIMLVSLSWPGGGRLAIIVAATALGLPYAVRLAAGAAAPVAASGYVEAAAAGGERLWVLVVREVLPNMRATLLALFGLRFVEAVYVVATAGFLQVGPQPPAADWALMIRENSSGLLLNPWAVVAPSLAVGLLALCVNLAASALAPQTGRKAVTVL, encoded by the coding sequence ATGACGATCGTGTCCGCGATGAAGGCGGCCAGGTCCCCTCGTATCAAGAGCTCGCCGCTTCTTCGTGTGCTGCCCGCCCTCCTGCTCGTCGCGCTCGCGCTGATCGGCCCCTGGATCGCCCCGCACGCGGTGGACGAGCCCGTTGCCGTCCCGTTTGCCGGTCCCGGAGGTGAGGCACGCCTCGGCGGCGACCAGCTGGGCCGGGACGTGCTGAGCCGACTGCTCGCGGGCGGGCGTGAACTGGTGCTGTCCGCCCTGCTGATCGCCGTCGTGGTGACCGCTCTCGCCGCCGTCCTGGGCGTGATCGGCGCGCTGCGCCCGCTGGTCGGCCGGATCGTCGAGCGCGTCGCCGACGTACTGATCCTGCTGCCGGCGGTGCTCGGCATCATGCTCGTCTCGCTGTCCTGGCCCGGCGGCGGCCGACTCGCGATCATCGTCGCCGCGACCGCGCTGGGCCTGCCGTACGCGGTGCGGCTCGCGGCAGGCGCGGCGGCACCCGTGGCGGCCTCCGGATACGTGGAGGCGGCGGCTGCCGGCGGTGAACGTCTCTGGGTGCTCGTCGTGCGCGAGGTGCTGCCCAACATGCGGGCCACACTCCTGGCCCTGTTCGGTCTGCGCTTCGTCGAGGCGGTCTACGTCGTCGCCACCGCCGGCTTCCTCCAGGTCGGCCCCCAACCCCCCGCCGCCGACTGGGCGTTGATGATCCGGGAGAACTCCTCGGGGCTGCTGCTCAACCCCTGGGCCGTGGTGGCCCCCAGCCTCGCGGTCGGCCTGCTCGCCCTGTGCGTCAACCTCGCGGCCTCCGCCCTCGCACCCCAGACCGGCCGGAAGGCGGTAACCGTCCTGTGA
- a CDS encoding TauD/TfdA family dioxygenase, with product MAMFPSAARHSVGRASARRPHPHRNGRFTMPTAAAPVRPLHSHAAAELITAAHDLLTAHDGTATHPDLLARVPAVAASLGDEIRTACRPVDTPDGLFVLRGLPLDDTAIGPTPAHWSSAGDAGAVYDVVLLLLSTVMGTPLAWEGQQDGRFVHNIVPSPGHEDEQTGASSSVLLSPHTEDAFHPARAHLLVLGCLRNHDAVATTAASVRQVQLAQEEVELLSRPVLPILPDDAYAEAQSYAGDPPPVPTLWESPDGPTLRFDPAYTPLDQASEEHRAAYARLQDELARVSVAVSLEPGDVLVVDNDLVVHGRVPFTARYDGTDRWLKRSSVRVPDRRTRPPAERSEHGYGQQAVEAYR from the coding sequence ATGGCTATGTTTCCGTCGGCCGCCCGCCACTCGGTGGGACGTGCCTCCGCCCGCCGCCCCCACCCGCACCGGAACGGACGGTTCACCATGCCGACGGCAGCTGCGCCTGTACGTCCGCTTCACTCCCATGCCGCAGCGGAACTCATCACCGCAGCCCACGACCTACTCACCGCCCATGACGGCACCGCCACCCATCCGGACCTGCTCGCCCGAGTTCCCGCCGTCGCGGCCTCGTTAGGTGACGAGATCCGGACGGCCTGCCGCCCCGTCGATACCCCGGACGGGCTGTTCGTCCTGCGCGGTCTGCCCCTGGACGACACGGCCATCGGCCCCACCCCGGCCCACTGGTCGAGTGCCGGCGACGCCGGGGCGGTGTACGATGTCGTCCTGCTCCTGCTCTCCACAGTGATGGGCACCCCCCTGGCCTGGGAGGGCCAGCAGGACGGCCGCTTCGTGCACAACATCGTGCCCTCGCCCGGCCACGAGGACGAACAGACCGGCGCCAGCAGCAGCGTGCTGCTCAGCCCGCACACCGAGGACGCCTTCCATCCGGCCCGGGCCCATCTGCTGGTCCTGGGCTGCCTGCGCAACCACGACGCCGTCGCCACCACGGCCGCGAGCGTCCGGCAGGTACAACTGGCCCAGGAGGAAGTCGAGTTGCTCAGTCGGCCGGTCCTGCCGATCCTTCCCGACGACGCCTACGCCGAGGCCCAGTCCTACGCCGGGGACCCACCGCCGGTCCCCACGCTCTGGGAGTCACCGGACGGACCGACCCTGCGCTTCGACCCCGCCTACACCCCGCTCGACCAGGCGTCCGAGGAGCACCGCGCGGCCTACGCCCGCCTCCAGGACGAGCTCGCCCGGGTCTCCGTGGCCGTCAGCCTCGAACCCGGAGACGTCCTGGTCGTGGACAACGACCTCGTCGTGCACGGCCGGGTCCCCTTCACCGCCCGCTACGACGGCACCGACCGCTGGCTGAAACGTTCCTCCGTACGGGTCCCGGACCGCCGCACGAGGCCGCCCGCCGAGCGGTCCGAACACGGCTACGGACAGCAGGCCGTGGAGGCGTACCGATGA
- a CDS encoding ABC transporter permease: MAGPLTDQITPPAGPLRTLAGDRPVVRVLIRAGLVLVKRTVLLAVLLALVFTGVELLPGDAAHATSERGETAVDLAQRRHTLGLDRPVLERFWDWMSGLPTGDLGTSAHGESVTDLVSTAFPNTLVLGATALLLTAVLSIALGCWAALRPGGRLDQAVTGTSTAVFAIPEFVVAVGLVLVFSLWTGWLPAVTLADADGTPSSWTMLVLPTLALTVPQAGWNTRIVRAALDDEARAPHVETAVLDGVPPLRVLTHHVLPGALPTIATGLATSSGILLGGAVVVETIFNYPGIGAVLSSAVADRDTPVIAGVTALAGAVISCVLLLADLVRDVVTGGRR; this comes from the coding sequence ATGGCTGGCCCGTTGACCGACCAGATCACCCCACCGGCCGGTCCCCTGCGCACGCTCGCGGGGGACCGGCCAGTCGTCCGTGTCCTCATCCGTGCCGGTCTCGTCCTGGTCAAGCGGACCGTCCTGCTGGCCGTTCTGCTCGCGCTGGTCTTCACCGGCGTCGAACTGCTCCCGGGCGACGCCGCCCACGCCACCTCCGAGCGCGGCGAGACCGCCGTGGACCTCGCCCAGCGACGCCACACGCTCGGCCTGGACCGGCCCGTCCTGGAACGCTTCTGGGACTGGATGTCCGGCCTGCCCACCGGCGACCTCGGCACCTCGGCGCACGGCGAGAGCGTCACCGACCTCGTCTCCACGGCCTTCCCCAACACCCTGGTTCTGGGCGCCACTGCACTCCTCCTCACCGCCGTGCTGTCGATCGCCCTGGGCTGCTGGGCTGCACTCCGACCGGGGGGCCGTCTCGACCAGGCCGTCACCGGCACCTCCACGGCTGTCTTCGCGATCCCCGAGTTCGTGGTGGCCGTCGGCCTGGTTCTGGTGTTCTCCCTGTGGACCGGCTGGCTGCCCGCCGTCACACTCGCCGACGCCGACGGAACCCCCTCCTCCTGGACCATGCTGGTCCTGCCCACCCTCGCCCTGACCGTCCCGCAGGCCGGCTGGAACACCCGGATCGTGCGCGCCGCCCTCGACGACGAGGCCCGCGCTCCGCACGTCGAGACCGCTGTCCTGGACGGTGTCCCGCCGCTCCGCGTCCTCACCCACCACGTCCTGCCGGGCGCCCTGCCGACCATCGCGACGGGACTCGCCACCTCCTCCGGCATCCTGCTCGGCGGCGCGGTCGTGGTCGAGACCATCTTCAACTACCCAGGAATCGGTGCGGTGTTGTCGTCGGCGGTGGCCGACCGGGACACCCCGGTGATCGCCGGGGTGACGGCTCTCGCGGGCGCAGTCATCAGCTGCGTGCTGCTGCTGGCGGACCTGGTGCGTGACGTGGTGACGGGAGGCCGGAGATGA